The Rhizobium etli 8C-3 genome has a segment encoding these proteins:
- a CDS encoding ABC transporter substrate-binding protein gives MRNIARKIITLLGLLTVMTGSTVVYAQDGKTLSITDDRGAKVEVPLHPKRIASISYFADDVALALGIKPVASTYMTAGREPDFLLGITAGMKQIGQRARPNLELLSEAKPDLIVAIRRYTVGNATQLEKIAPFLAFNMELLDGSDREIAELSKILGNPERGIQLNKEFRAHLADFAAKAPKDVRPRFAIMWGGETPFAFHTENTAASIVAAIGGDNIAGNMTPGGEFGIDLSLETMLEKDPEVLFIYDSGPDRPHENNPIWQELTAVKNKRVFYVGDQWVETNGPIAREIVLREAAHYLYPDVFSAVDVKAEAAKIIPREAQN, from the coding sequence ATGAGGAACATCGCACGTAAAATCATCACACTTCTTGGTCTGCTGACTGTGATGACCGGCAGCACTGTCGTCTATGCCCAGGACGGCAAGACCCTTTCAATTACCGATGACCGCGGGGCCAAAGTCGAGGTTCCACTTCACCCGAAGCGAATAGCGTCGATCTCGTATTTTGCCGATGACGTGGCGCTCGCATTGGGTATCAAGCCCGTTGCCAGCACCTATATGACAGCTGGCCGCGAACCTGACTTTCTTCTTGGCATAACCGCAGGAATGAAGCAGATCGGCCAGCGCGCCAGGCCGAATCTCGAGCTCTTGTCGGAGGCTAAGCCCGACCTGATCGTCGCGATCCGTCGTTACACGGTCGGCAACGCAACGCAACTCGAAAAGATTGCTCCCTTCCTCGCCTTTAACATGGAGCTCCTGGACGGGAGCGACCGCGAGATCGCAGAGCTTTCAAAAATCCTCGGCAATCCTGAGCGCGGCATCCAGCTCAACAAGGAGTTCCGCGCGCACCTTGCCGATTTTGCAGCAAAGGCACCCAAGGACGTGCGTCCCCGGTTCGCGATCATGTGGGGTGGCGAAACACCCTTTGCTTTTCACACCGAAAATACGGCTGCCTCCATCGTTGCTGCTATCGGCGGCGACAACATCGCCGGAAACATGACGCCGGGCGGGGAATTCGGCATCGATCTGAGCCTGGAGACCATGCTCGAGAAGGATCCCGAAGTTCTCTTCATCTACGACTCTGGCCCAGACAGGCCTCATGAGAACAACCCGATCTGGCAGGAGCTCACCGCCGTGAAGAACAAGCGCGTCTTCTACGTCGGCGACCAGTGGGTCGAGACGAACGGTCCGATCGCCCGCGAGATCGTCTTGCGAGAGGCTGCCCACTATCTCTATCCCGATGTGTTTTCTGCCGTCGACGTGAAGGCGGAAGCTGCGAAGATCATTCCGCGTGAGGCCCAGAATTAA
- a CDS encoding FecCD family ABC transporter permease translates to MDARKSSILIGFVVVASLLIIVLGLLPGAKMLSLESVLRVLWAPDGQIDSILVWTLRLPRSLAASIAGAGLAVSGYLLQALTRNPLADPGITGVTAGAIAPIVGCSVLLPWLSSAYYPFVGLAGGLAAASVTFWVSRGGNGRPLHLALGGVSISLFLNAITIYVLLLAGPQSTALLFWLSGGFQGRTWSHVIHMLPWAIVGVAGALLLHRVIAMFSLSDHAAAGMGLQRNVWKPILLVLGTCPVAGVAPVAGPVAFVGLAAPHIARLLKPRGAVWEIALTAAIGALIVTCADLIGRTIAIPKELPVGIITALLGGPIFIYLIQRGRLDFKGQGA, encoded by the coding sequence ATGGACGCACGGAAATCCTCAATACTCATTGGGTTCGTCGTCGTAGCGAGCTTGTTGATCATCGTCTTGGGGCTGCTGCCAGGAGCGAAAATGCTATCTCTCGAGAGCGTCCTGCGTGTGCTTTGGGCTCCTGACGGCCAGATCGACTCGATCCTTGTCTGGACCCTGAGGCTGCCACGAAGCCTTGCGGCTTCCATCGCGGGTGCCGGATTGGCGGTTTCGGGGTATCTTCTACAGGCGCTGACGCGCAATCCGCTCGCAGATCCGGGAATCACGGGCGTGACTGCCGGAGCGATCGCGCCTATCGTTGGCTGTTCCGTTCTTCTGCCGTGGCTTTCTTCCGCCTATTATCCGTTCGTTGGACTTGCGGGCGGTCTTGCTGCCGCTTCGGTGACCTTCTGGGTGTCGCGCGGCGGAAACGGGCGTCCGCTGCACTTGGCCCTCGGCGGCGTCAGCATTTCTCTCTTCCTGAACGCTATCACGATTTATGTCTTGCTCCTGGCAGGGCCGCAATCGACCGCTCTTCTGTTCTGGTTGTCCGGAGGCTTCCAGGGGCGCACGTGGTCACATGTGATTCATATGCTGCCATGGGCTATCGTTGGCGTGGCAGGCGCCCTGTTGCTGCACCGCGTGATCGCCATGTTTTCCCTCAGCGACCATGCTGCCGCGGGCATGGGTCTCCAACGCAATGTCTGGAAGCCGATTCTCCTGGTTCTGGGAACCTGTCCCGTTGCAGGCGTTGCCCCTGTGGCGGGTCCTGTCGCCTTCGTAGGCCTTGCCGCACCCCATATAGCTCGTCTGCTGAAGCCGCGGGGAGCCGTTTGGGAAATCGCCTTGACTGCGGCCATTGGGGCGCTGATCGTCACCTGTGCGGACCTCATCGGCCGGACGATTGCCATACCCAAGGAATTGCCCGTCGGTATCATCACTGCGCTTTTAGGTGGGCCGATCTTCATCTATCTCATTCAGCGAGGACGTCTCGACTTCAAGGGGCAGGGTGCATGA
- a CDS encoding FecCD family ABC transporter permease, which yields MTAGSQALRRPTPWLLPTAVLLVFLSFAAAVFLGVVDIPASDIAAVLTGDGSPEARSIILDIRLPRIATGILAGIQFAVAGFLLQTITRNPLADPSLMGVSQGATLTVTVFLLFTVYIFNPGSNTVAELPIAWLPAAAMVGGMTAGGLIYLLAFKLDLSPLRITLCGIAIGAVLHALAIGLIAGWGSARIEIILEWLSGSLYARTWEHALFLLPFTMAGLVVLPLIYRPLVLLQFDAPVARSFGVSYRKQFSVALLVSCALAASAVGAVGPIVFVGLIVPHLARFLARRHFPIVLPLTVVLGAVIVTLCDLIGRLVGRAEEVPIGVVTAIVGVPVLLALLRNAP from the coding sequence ATGACGGCGGGTTCGCAGGCCCTTCGCAGACCAACGCCGTGGCTGTTGCCGACTGCCGTACTGCTTGTCTTCCTGTCCTTCGCAGCCGCGGTTTTTCTCGGTGTAGTGGACATTCCCGCGTCGGACATCGCTGCGGTCCTTACCGGAGATGGCTCACCGGAAGCCCGCTCCATCATCCTCGATATCCGCCTGCCGCGGATCGCCACAGGCATCCTTGCCGGAATTCAGTTCGCTGTTGCGGGATTTTTGCTGCAGACCATCACGCGAAACCCTCTCGCCGACCCATCATTAATGGGGGTGTCGCAAGGGGCGACCTTGACGGTGACGGTCTTCCTTCTTTTCACGGTCTACATTTTTAATCCCGGCTCGAACACAGTGGCCGAACTACCGATCGCCTGGCTGCCAGCCGCCGCCATGGTGGGCGGCATGACTGCAGGCGGCCTCATCTATCTGCTTGCCTTCAAGCTCGACCTCAGCCCACTTCGGATCACGCTCTGCGGAATTGCGATTGGCGCCGTGCTCCATGCTCTTGCCATCGGCCTTATAGCAGGTTGGGGGTCGGCTCGTATCGAGATCATTCTCGAGTGGCTCTCGGGAAGCCTTTACGCGCGCACCTGGGAGCATGCGCTCTTCCTTCTGCCGTTCACGATGGCAGGCCTGGTCGTCCTGCCCCTTATCTACCGTCCGTTGGTCCTGTTGCAGTTCGACGCGCCTGTCGCCCGTTCGTTCGGAGTGTCATATCGCAAACAGTTTTCCGTCGCGCTATTGGTGTCCTGCGCCCTTGCTGCGAGCGCCGTCGGCGCGGTCGGGCCGATCGTCTTCGTCGGGCTGATCGTTCCGCATCTGGCTCGCTTCCTGGCCAGACGTCATTTCCCGATCGTACTTCCTTTGACCGTTGTGCTTGGTGCGGTCATCGTCACCCTGTGCGATCTCATCGGCCGTCTTGTCGGTCGCGCCGAGGAGGTTCCGATCGGCGTGGTCACAGCAATCGTCGGTGTGCCGGTCCTGCTCGCCCTTCTACGCAATGCCCCTTGA
- a CDS encoding ABC transporter ATP-binding protein gives MPLSCSQLSVFYGRRKALDSFRLSLKKGEIRALIGPNGSGKSTALQAMAGLIAPAEGHAAIEDVPVASMSRRTIARKLAFLPQQPSAPDEMTIAQLVRQGRFPHVGLFRSYSRKDEAAIEWALESTGLTSLAHRTLQQLSGGERQRAWISAALAQEAGILLLDEPTSFLDIGYQVEVLDLVHRLSRERGVTIVMAIHDINQAIAVSDGISLLEKGELRFDGEPKALAQSGLIEKTFRVKGRFVEVAPDKPPHFDVELTRLLRPDA, from the coding sequence ATGCCTTTGAGTTGCTCGCAGTTGTCGGTTTTTTACGGTCGTCGCAAGGCGCTCGACAGCTTTCGGCTTTCCTTGAAAAAGGGTGAAATCCGCGCTCTCATCGGCCCGAACGGATCGGGCAAGAGCACTGCCCTGCAAGCGATGGCCGGCCTGATCGCTCCCGCCGAAGGCCACGCCGCAATCGAAGACGTTCCCGTGGCGTCCATGTCGCGACGGACCATTGCCAGGAAACTTGCCTTCCTGCCGCAGCAGCCCTCAGCCCCTGACGAGATGACGATCGCGCAGCTGGTGCGGCAGGGCCGTTTCCCGCATGTCGGTCTGTTCCGCAGCTATAGCCGCAAGGATGAAGCGGCTATCGAGTGGGCGCTCGAAAGCACAGGCCTGACCAGCTTGGCCCATAGAACGCTTCAGCAACTCTCCGGCGGTGAACGGCAACGCGCCTGGATATCGGCGGCGCTGGCACAGGAGGCGGGCATTCTTTTGCTCGACGAGCCGACATCGTTTCTCGACATCGGCTATCAGGTCGAGGTACTCGACCTCGTGCACCGCCTAAGCCGGGAGAGGGGCGTGACGATCGTCATGGCGATCCACGACATCAATCAGGCGATCGCCGTCAGCGACGGCATCTCGCTGCTGGAGAAAGGTGAGCTGCGTTTCGACGGCGAGCCGAAGGCGCTTGCCCAAAGCGGTCTCATCGAAAAGACATTTCGGGTTAAAGGGCGGTTTGTCGAGGTTGCTCCGGACAAGCCGCCGCATTTCGACGTCGAGCTCACACGGCTACTCCGCCCCGACGCTTGA